A DNA window from Undibacterium sp. YM2 contains the following coding sequences:
- a CDS encoding acyltransferase: MLHKRINGLDTLRALAILLVLMSHYCGFVSKHQTFGFAGDIGWAGVDLFFVLSGYLIGNQIMSGIAKGEPLSLKNFFARRLLRTLPNYYVVLAAYFIFPAALAGRSTSSIWQFLSFTQNIGLEYGQTFTHSWSLCIEEQFYLILPIISLILIRLKSPLWLAWGLLIAAIGGGMLFRGMAFMDGHPAFDAQVYYSSFGRFDELLPGVAIAMLKNFHTGLYDRLMRHGQALFITGLLAAGGVLYCINSDYNKLMIVNSLGFSAIAISFAILTLAALSPNSYLHRLRLPGAAQLALWSYAVYLVHKPVFMLIAVELGKRHIDAEAPLTIILVTAAGIFGGWLLYCLVERPFMQIRAKWYPGPSQRAQTN; the protein is encoded by the coding sequence ATGCTCCACAAAAGAATCAATGGCCTCGACACCCTGCGCGCCCTCGCCATATTATTGGTACTCATGTCACACTACTGCGGCTTTGTCAGCAAACACCAAACCTTTGGTTTTGCTGGCGACATAGGCTGGGCAGGTGTGGATTTATTTTTTGTATTGAGCGGCTACCTCATAGGCAACCAGATCATGTCTGGTATCGCAAAAGGGGAGCCGCTGTCGCTGAAGAATTTTTTTGCCCGGCGTCTGCTACGCACCCTGCCCAACTACTATGTCGTGCTGGCTGCGTATTTTATTTTCCCCGCCGCACTGGCTGGGCGCAGCACCTCATCAATATGGCAGTTCCTGAGCTTCACCCAAAACATAGGGCTGGAATATGGACAAACCTTCACTCATTCCTGGTCGCTGTGCATAGAAGAACAGTTTTACCTGATACTCCCCATAATCAGCCTCATCCTGATCAGACTCAAGAGCCCACTATGGCTGGCCTGGGGGCTGCTCATTGCAGCAATAGGCGGCGGCATGCTGTTTCGCGGCATGGCATTTATGGATGGGCATCCCGCATTTGATGCGCAAGTTTACTACTCCAGCTTTGGCCGCTTTGATGAACTGCTCCCCGGCGTCGCCATCGCCATGCTCAAGAATTTTCACACAGGTTTATACGACAGGCTCATGCGTCACGGCCAGGCCCTGTTCATCACAGGCCTGCTCGCCGCTGGTGGCGTGCTGTACTGCATCAACAGCGACTACAACAAACTGATGATCGTCAACTCACTGGGTTTTTCAGCAATAGCAATCAGCTTCGCCATCCTCACCCTCGCTGCTCTCAGCCCCAACAGCTATCTACACCGCCTGCGCCTGCCCGGCGCCGCGCAACTGGCGTTGTGGTCGTATGCGGTATATCTGGTACACAAACCTGTGTTCATGCTGATAGCTGTGGAATTGGGGAAACGGCATATAGACGCGGAAGCTCCACTGACTATTATTCTGGTCACTGCTGCGGGCATCTTTGGCGGATGGTTGCTGTATTGCCTGGTGGAGAGACCATTCATGCAAATACGGGCAAAGTGGTATCCGGGCCCAAGTCAACGGGCCCAGACAAATTGA
- the acpS gene encoding holo-ACP synthase — protein sequence MIYGIGTDIVQISRMQEAIARNGERFAEKILGPEELAIYRERKALVEARGLRYLATRFAAKEAFSKAVGMGMRDPMNWHAMQTLNNDQGQPVVQTNGNMQQWMQERHLQARISVSDETDYAIAFVIIELNNSC from the coding sequence ATGATTTACGGCATAGGCACCGACATCGTACAAATCTCGCGCATGCAGGAAGCCATTGCGCGTAACGGTGAACGCTTTGCTGAAAAAATCCTGGGGCCAGAAGAGCTGGCGATTTATCGCGAACGCAAAGCTCTGGTTGAAGCACGCGGCCTGCGTTATCTGGCCACCCGCTTTGCAGCAAAAGAAGCGTTTTCAAAAGCAGTGGGCATGGGCATGCGCGACCCCATGAACTGGCATGCCATGCAAACCCTGAATAACGACCAGGGACAGCCCGTCGTGCAGACCAACGGTAATATGCAGCAATGGATGCAGGAGCGTCACCTGCAGGCGCGTATCTCTGTCAGCGATGAAACTGATTATGCCATCGCCTTCGTCATCATCGAACTGAACAATTCCTGCTAA
- the era gene encoding GTPase Era encodes MTELIDNPDFRCGYIAIVGRPNVGKSTLMNALIGAKVSITSRKAQTTRHRITGIQTKDNTQFVYIDTPGFQTRHSNALNRTLNRTVTTTLTAADVILYIIEAGTFGPADQQVIDLLPKNVPCILVINKSDRVKDKAVMMPFAQKVAALHNFAAIVPVSATLRFQLENLEGEIRKYLPLNPPMFGEDDITDRSEKFLAAEIVREKLFRFVGDELPYTSTVLIEKFEQEGNLRRVFVAILVDRDGHKSMVIGNKGARLKDISTQSRQDMEKLFGGPVYLEIWVKVKSGWADNEAGLRAYGYE; translated from the coding sequence ATGACTGAATTAATAGACAATCCTGATTTCCGCTGTGGTTATATCGCCATCGTCGGGCGGCCTAATGTCGGTAAATCGACCCTGATGAACGCCCTGATAGGCGCCAAGGTCAGTATTACCTCGCGCAAGGCACAAACCACGCGCCACCGTATTACCGGCATACAGACCAAAGACAATACCCAGTTTGTGTATATCGATACACCGGGTTTTCAGACCCGCCACTCAAATGCGTTGAACCGCACGCTGAACCGTACTGTTACCACGACGCTGACAGCTGCAGACGTGATTTTGTACATCATAGAAGCAGGTACATTTGGCCCCGCAGACCAGCAAGTGATCGATTTGCTGCCCAAAAATGTGCCATGTATCCTCGTCATCAATAAATCCGACCGCGTCAAAGACAAGGCCGTGATGATGCCGTTTGCCCAAAAGGTGGCAGCATTGCATAATTTCGCTGCGATCGTGCCAGTGTCTGCGACCTTGCGCTTCCAGCTGGAAAACCTTGAAGGCGAAATCCGCAAATACCTGCCGCTGAACCCGCCTATGTTTGGCGAGGATGACATCACCGACCGCAGCGAGAAGTTCCTTGCCGCAGAAATCGTCCGTGAAAAACTGTTCCGCTTCGTTGGTGATGAACTGCCTTACACCAGCACCGTGTTGATAGAGAAGTTTGAGCAAGAGGGTAATCTGCGCCGTGTCTTTGTTGCCATCCTGGTCGATAGGGATGGTCATAAATCCATGGTCATAGGCAACAAGGGCGCACGCCTGAAAGATATCTCCACCCAGTCGCGCCAGGATATGGAAAAACTGTTTGGTGGCCCCGTGTATCTGGAAATCTGGGTCAAGGTCAAATCCGGCTGGGCAGACAATGAAGCCGGTTTGCGTGCCTACGGTTACGAGTAA
- a CDS encoding M48 family metalloprotease, whose protein sequence is MRTLQKLAIAGLTLALCGSAIAQGGIFGQILDATRGKTGVAGDLLDKAKPIIENSGIDEPREIEIGNEFAAVLLGAKPLLNDPALQRYVNTLGRWLASQTERPDLPWTFGVLDDVGFNAFATPGGKIFVTKGLLARMRNEAELVGVLSHEIAHVVLKHHVNAMQSKAWVDVFGDVAGNKLKGNFAEVRGMVVNLGKDMLTKGLDKGMNMPPIVWVW, encoded by the coding sequence ATGCGTACATTACAAAAACTTGCGATTGCCGGACTGACTTTGGCTCTATGCGGTTCTGCAATTGCACAAGGCGGTATTTTCGGCCAGATTCTCGACGCCACAAGAGGCAAAACGGGTGTTGCAGGTGACTTACTGGATAAGGCCAAGCCTATCATTGAAAATTCAGGGATAGATGAGCCAAGAGAAATAGAAATAGGTAATGAATTTGCCGCTGTCTTGTTGGGTGCCAAACCATTACTGAATGATCCTGCCTTGCAGCGTTACGTGAATACTTTAGGGCGCTGGCTGGCATCGCAAACCGAGAGACCTGATTTGCCATGGACTTTTGGTGTGCTGGATGATGTGGGCTTCAATGCTTTTGCTACACCAGGTGGCAAGATTTTTGTCACCAAAGGCTTGCTCGCGCGCATGCGTAATGAAGCTGAATTGGTTGGCGTGCTATCGCACGAAATTGCTCACGTCGTATTGAAACATCATGTGAATGCCATGCAATCAAAAGCATGGGTAGATGTTTTCGGTGATGTCGCTGGCAATAAACTCAAAGGTAATTTTGCAGAAGTTAGAGGTATGGTGGTCAATTTAGGTAAAGACATGTTAACCAAAGGTCTTGATAAGGGGATGAATATGCCGCCGATCGTGTGGGTGTGGTAA
- the pgsA gene encoding CDP-diacylglycerol--glycerol-3-phosphate 3-phosphatidyltransferase — protein sequence MPFNFPILLTWLRVALIPLVVGVFYLPEVWLTRFEQGVVATVIFIVAAVTDWFDGFLARRWNQTSSFGAFLDPVADKLMVAGALLALVQLDRVNTVFAFIIIGREITISALREWMALIGASKSVAVSSLGKIKTAAQMTAIPMLLFNDVLFGVIDTSFFGSWLLIIAAILTVWSMFYYLRKAWPLIKETTDKME from the coding sequence ATGCCTTTCAATTTTCCTATCCTGCTGACCTGGCTACGTGTCGCGTTGATACCGCTGGTGGTTGGTGTTTTTTACCTGCCCGAAGTCTGGTTGACGCGGTTTGAACAAGGTGTCGTTGCTACCGTCATTTTTATTGTTGCGGCGGTGACCGACTGGTTTGACGGTTTCCTGGCAAGGCGCTGGAACCAGACTTCCTCATTTGGTGCTTTCCTCGACCCGGTGGCAGACAAACTGATGGTCGCAGGTGCATTGCTGGCACTGGTTCAGTTGGACCGCGTCAATACTGTTTTTGCTTTCATTATCATAGGCCGTGAAATCACGATCTCTGCGCTGCGTGAATGGATGGCGCTGATTGGCGCCTCCAAGTCAGTCGCAGTCAGCTCTCTGGGCAAAATCAAGACAGCGGCACAAATGACTGCGATACCTATGCTGTTATTTAACGATGTCTTGTTCGGCGTAATCGATACCAGCTTCTTTGGCTCATGGTTATTGATTATTGCCGCCATCCTCACAGTCTGGTCCATGTTCTATTACCTGCGCAAGGCATGGCCTTTAATCAAGGAAACTACCGATAAAATGGAATAG
- a CDS encoding SH3 domain-containing protein, protein MKIPILIAAVMLTGNALAESATTSKSTELMDKASADAAVIATLANQTRVDVMQRSGAWTQVKTSAGQAGWVRMTALRLDASANSNAAPASGGNVLGSLMTSGRTSNTGTVGNGVKGLDKEDIRRASPNYAELQKMQKFAADKNSAQAFAQRSPLVASNVEYSSQDKAGKRGGN, encoded by the coding sequence ATGAAGATACCGATTTTAATTGCGGCAGTCATGCTGACTGGCAATGCGTTAGCCGAGTCTGCAACCACCTCCAAATCTACCGAGTTAATGGACAAGGCCAGCGCCGATGCTGCTGTTATTGCTACCCTGGCAAACCAGACCAGAGTGGATGTCATGCAACGCAGTGGTGCCTGGACTCAAGTAAAAACTTCTGCCGGGCAAGCTGGCTGGGTGAGGATGACAGCCTTGCGTCTGGATGCAAGCGCCAACAGCAATGCTGCGCCTGCTTCGGGCGGTAATGTACTGGGCTCCCTGATGACCAGTGGACGCACGTCGAATACTGGTACGGTAGGTAATGGTGTCAAAGGTCTGGATAAAGAGGATATACGCAGAGCCTCACCGAATTATGCCGAACTGCAGAAAATGCAGAAATTTGCAGCCGATAAAAACAGCGCCCAGGCGTTTGCTCAGCGTTCACCACTAGTGGCAAGCAATGTCGAATATTCAAGCCAGGATAAAGCTGGAAAACGGGGGGGCAATTAA
- the recO gene encoding DNA repair protein RecO — protein sequence MDEQAVAVQEDSAVTDAAAVPPAPPVVKKTAARPRTPKASTASSATSRVASKSLAKDLRILEQPGFVLHSWPYKETSLIIDVLTRDHGRIALVAKGAKRPHSQLRSVLQTFQPLQLGWTGKGEIRTLTTADWVGGMLPLEKSALLCGFYLNELLVKFLMRDEAHPDLFDLYVSTLNQLAHDEPATIVLRRFELALLRESGLLGDLTRCTQERERVQAEQFYVLDPERGPRPAMSSDNVPRVSGKTLLAMQRGDYTEQSTQLQSKLLMRFLLAHHLHGAALNTRQILIDLQNL from the coding sequence ATGGATGAGCAGGCAGTCGCCGTGCAGGAAGACAGCGCCGTAACAGATGCGGCGGCTGTGCCGCCAGCGCCACCTGTTGTCAAAAAAACTGCAGCCCGACCACGGACACCTAAAGCAAGCACGGCAAGTTCAGCGACCTCACGTGTTGCCAGCAAATCCCTGGCCAAAGATTTGCGCATACTGGAGCAGCCAGGTTTTGTCCTCCATTCCTGGCCGTACAAAGAAACCAGCCTCATCATCGATGTATTGACGCGCGACCATGGCCGCATCGCCCTGGTTGCCAAGGGTGCAAAACGCCCTCATTCACAATTACGCAGTGTCTTGCAAACTTTCCAGCCCTTGCAACTGGGCTGGACAGGCAAGGGCGAGATTCGCACGCTGACGACAGCAGACTGGGTGGGCGGCATGCTGCCGCTGGAAAAATCAGCCTTGCTCTGTGGTTTTTATCTCAATGAATTACTGGTCAAGTTTCTCATGCGAGATGAAGCGCACCCCGACTTGTTTGACCTGTATGTTTCCACCTTAAATCAACTCGCGCATGATGAGCCTGCCACTATCGTCCTGCGCCGCTTTGAACTCGCACTATTGCGCGAATCCGGTTTGCTGGGTGACCTGACACGCTGCACTCAAGAGCGAGAACGCGTGCAGGCAGAGCAGTTCTATGTGCTTGACCCGGAACGCGGCCCCAGGCCAGCCATGTCCTCAGACAATGTACCCAGGGTCAGTGGCAAAACTTTGCTGGCCATGCAGCGCGGCGACTATACTGAGCAAAGCACACAACTGCAAAGCAAGTTGCTGATGCGTTTTTTGCTTGCCCATCATTTGCATGGTGCTGCGCTGAATACCCGGCAAATACTGATTGATTTGCAAAATCTATGA
- a CDS encoding DUF4845 domain-containing protein, translated as MSNIQYSAFKKQKGITLIGLIMAIAVIIVVAMVAMKVVPTAIEYNSINKAMNNVKNGTNPREIQIAFDKQREVGYFDAVTGKDLLIIKNNEGGYDLHFSYSKKIPLVGPASILMEYSNTTAKNGVVITKPAKAE; from the coding sequence ATGTCAAATATTCAATATTCCGCATTCAAAAAACAAAAAGGTATCACCCTGATCGGCTTGATCATGGCGATTGCCGTCATCATTGTCGTTGCCATGGTTGCAATGAAAGTGGTGCCTACCGCGATTGAATATAACTCCATCAATAAAGCGATGAATAACGTCAAGAATGGCACCAATCCAAGGGAAATACAGATCGCCTTTGATAAGCAAAGGGAAGTTGGTTATTTTGATGCAGTGACAGGCAAGGACCTCCTTATCATTAAAAATAACGAGGGCGGATATGACCTGCATTTTTCTTACTCCAAAAAAATTCCCCTGGTTGGTCCAGCCAGCATATTGATGGAGTACTCGAACACTACTGCAAAGAATGGTGTCGTCATTACAAAACCTGCCAAGGCAGAATAA
- a CDS encoding adenylate/guanylate cyclase domain-containing protein, with translation MLKILFPFIQSATIRWYAALTLLLLVAMAGELFGLHLLATTESRLGDVYLRHHAPTYQPDPDIVVVDIDDPSMLAMQKIAGLWVWKREIHGFLLEALAGFAPKAIAFDISFQERDLGSPKSDAFLSDQIREFPHAYQQSLLLDDANSADAIALADLKDAFAIKNQGKANARVSMQLPLATERSAWRLGLVNSLVDADGVVRRYRLYADVAGWHLPSLPARVVQDLGFTLPQGADFQMFWPAQGHKRYAYADLFKTLTEERPNLPPGGEAALDQLFRNKIIIIGSSAPGLFDHHLTPLAPGYPGADILAVAMDNLKNGRSIRQVAPQWPFAAGFGLIALLVLAFRQRLHPGITGGALLILSLAAVYLADQIVAHHWMLPVVTPLIFAWAWFVSAALAGYLRERRTRDRTVSLFGRFLNPQVVRKIVDHGETVESLSGQMRLITVLFSDIRGFTTLAESKAPQDVVNILNRYFERQVEVVWKHGGTLDKYIGDCIMAFWGAPMDDPEHASHAVAAALEMQDNLLAFRQELLAEDSDLVDFDVGIGVHTGTAVVGFIGAKRKLDYTAIGDNVNLASRVEGLTKGIARALVTKETMLACGDNADITFSLRGSFAVKGRAAEVELYEPLRKIP, from the coding sequence ATGCTGAAAATCCTGTTCCCTTTCATCCAAAGCGCAACCATACGCTGGTATGCCGCGCTGACGCTATTGCTATTGGTGGCAATGGCAGGGGAATTGTTTGGCCTGCATTTGCTGGCGACGACAGAGTCGCGCCTGGGGGATGTGTATCTGCGGCACCATGCCCCGACATATCAGCCTGATCCTGATATTGTGGTGGTGGATATTGATGATCCCAGCATGCTGGCCATGCAAAAAATTGCTGGCCTGTGGGTATGGAAGCGTGAGATACATGGTTTTTTGCTGGAGGCACTCGCTGGTTTTGCTCCTAAAGCGATAGCGTTCGATATCAGCTTTCAGGAGCGTGATTTGGGGTCACCAAAAAGTGATGCGTTTTTATCGGATCAGATTCGGGAATTTCCGCATGCTTATCAGCAAAGCTTGCTGTTGGACGATGCGAATAGCGCCGACGCCATCGCCTTGGCTGATTTAAAAGATGCTTTTGCCATCAAAAATCAGGGTAAGGCAAACGCCAGGGTCAGTATGCAACTGCCATTGGCGACAGAGCGTAGTGCCTGGCGTCTGGGTCTGGTGAATAGTTTGGTCGATGCTGATGGTGTGGTGCGGCGTTATCGCCTGTATGCCGATGTGGCTGGCTGGCATCTGCCGTCACTGCCTGCACGGGTTGTACAGGACCTGGGCTTTACTTTGCCGCAAGGCGCTGATTTTCAGATGTTCTGGCCCGCGCAGGGACACAAGCGTTATGCCTATGCTGATTTGTTTAAAACACTGACAGAAGAAAGACCGAATTTGCCGCCAGGAGGAGAGGCCGCTCTCGACCAGCTCTTTCGCAACAAGATTATTATCATAGGTTCTTCGGCTCCCGGGCTATTTGACCATCATTTAACACCACTAGCGCCTGGTTATCCGGGGGCCGATATTCTGGCTGTTGCGATGGATAATTTAAAAAATGGGCGCAGCATACGCCAGGTTGCACCTCAATGGCCTTTTGCTGCCGGGTTCGGGCTGATTGCCCTGCTGGTGCTGGCATTCCGGCAGCGTCTGCATCCTGGCATCACAGGTGGTGCTTTGCTGATATTGTCACTGGCAGCCGTTTATCTGGCAGACCAGATTGTAGCCCATCATTGGATGTTGCCGGTAGTGACTCCCCTGATCTTTGCCTGGGCCTGGTTTGTGTCAGCCGCACTTGCCGGTTACCTGCGAGAGCGCCGCACCCGTGACCGTACAGTGTCACTGTTTGGCCGCTTCCTTAATCCCCAGGTGGTACGCAAGATCGTGGATCATGGCGAGACGGTAGAAAGTCTCTCGGGCCAGATGCGCCTTATTACCGTGCTGTTTTCTGATATACGTGGTTTTACTACGCTGGCAGAAAGCAAGGCCCCACAAGATGTTGTGAATATTCTCAACCGGTATTTTGAACGCCAGGTAGAAGTCGTCTGGAAGCATGGTGGTACGCTGGATAAATACATAGGTGATTGCATCATGGCTTTTTGGGGCGCGCCTATGGATGACCCCGAGCATGCCTCCCATGCTGTAGCTGCGGCACTGGAAATGCAGGATAACTTGCTTGCCTTCAGACAAGAGCTGCTTGCGGAAGATTCAGACCTGGTTGACTTTGACGTGGGCATCGGTGTACACACAGGAACTGCTGTGGTAGGCTTTATTGGTGCCAAACGCAAGCTCGATTACACCGCTATTGGCGACAACGTCAATCTCGCCAGCCGGGTAGAGGGCCTGACCAAGGGCATTGCCAGAGCCCTGGTAACCAAGGAAACCATGCTGGCCTGCGGCGACAATGCCGATATCACTTTTAGTTTGCGTGGCTCATTTGCCGTCAAGGGCAGGGCTGCAGAAGTTGAATTGTACGAACCTCTGAGGAAAATCCCATGA
- a CDS encoding agenet domain-containing protein: protein MNVKKSALLFSLAILTLCFSSSAFAELCTVGRATQVLWKGDWYKATITEASPDKCKITYIGYTADDDEWVGPERLKIKVLWKGDWYPGRVIKKEGANYLIGYDGYSSDDNEIVPLSRIQVR, encoded by the coding sequence ATGAATGTCAAGAAATCTGCATTACTGTTTTCGCTGGCAATACTGACACTGTGTTTTTCATCTTCGGCTTTTGCAGAACTTTGTACGGTGGGGCGAGCGACGCAGGTGCTGTGGAAAGGTGATTGGTACAAGGCAACGATTACCGAGGCTTCGCCTGACAAGTGCAAGATTACTTATATTGGTTATACCGCCGATGATGATGAGTGGGTGGGGCCAGAAAGACTCAAAATCAAGGTGTTGTGGAAGGGTGACTGGTATCCGGGCCGTGTGATAAAGAAAGAAGGGGCCAACTATCTCATAGGCTATGACGGCTACTCCAGCGATGACAATGAGATTGTTCCCCTGTCACGCATACAGGTACGCTAG
- the pdxJ gene encoding pyridoxine 5'-phosphate synthase, which yields MNIHQQSQLIELGINIDHVATLRNARGTTYPDPLQAALLAEEAGADCITLHLREDRRHIRDADVEQLRPRILTRMNLETAINNEMLDLACRILPQDVCLVPERREEVTTEGGLDVARDFVRVQAAVRQLQEAGIRVSLFIDADEQQIQASSEAGANVIEIHTGRYADAADPELQVKELARISQAAIAGIRHGLKVNAGHGLHMTNTAAIAAIPEISELNIGHAIVAQALFVGWQKSISDMKALMVKARLASLHKVA from the coding sequence ATGAATATCCATCAACAAAGCCAGTTGATAGAACTGGGCATCAATATCGACCACGTTGCCACCCTGCGTAATGCGCGAGGTACGACTTATCCAGATCCCTTGCAAGCCGCCTTGCTGGCAGAAGAGGCAGGTGCAGATTGCATTACCCTGCATTTGCGTGAAGACCGCCGGCACATCCGCGATGCAGACGTAGAACAGTTGCGTCCACGCATCTTGACGCGCATGAACCTGGAAACAGCCATCAATAATGAAATGCTGGATCTAGCCTGCCGCATTCTGCCCCAGGACGTTTGCCTGGTGCCGGAACGCCGTGAAGAAGTCACAACTGAAGGTGGCCTTGATGTTGCCCGTGACTTTGTCAGAGTGCAAGCTGCGGTTCGGCAATTGCAAGAGGCAGGCATACGTGTGTCACTCTTCATTGATGCAGATGAGCAGCAGATACAGGCCAGTTCAGAAGCAGGCGCAAACGTCATAGAAATTCATACTGGCCGCTATGCTGATGCGGCTGATCCAGAGTTGCAGGTGAAAGAGCTGGCGCGCATATCTCAAGCCGCTATCGCTGGCATACGCCATGGTTTGAAAGTGAATGCCGGACATGGATTGCACATGACTAATACTGCCGCAATCGCTGCCATCCCTGAAATTTCAGAATTGAATATAGGCCATGCCATCGTCGCTCAAGCCCTGTTCGTAGGCTGGCAAAAATCCATCAGCGACATGAAGGCCCTGATGGTCAAAGCTCGCCTGGCAAGCTTGCATAAAGTGGCCTGA